The DNA region CCGGGTCGAGCGCGGGCGGGGCGGGGACGGTCCACATCCACTCGCGGAGCTTGTCGCGCTCGTGGGTGAGTTCGTGGATGTCGGTCTCGGCGTACTCGAACTCCGGGGACCAGAACAGCGCGTCGAAGGGACACACCTCGATGCAGATGCCGCAGTACATGCAGAGGGAGAAGTCGATGGCGAAGCGGTCGAGGACGTTGCGGCTGCGCTCGCGGCCGCCGGGGGCCGCCGCCGGGACCGTCTCCTTGTGGGAGTCGATGTAGATGCACCAGTCCGGGCACTCACGGGCGCACAGCATGCAGACCGTGCAGTTCTCCTCGAACAGGCCGATGACGCCGCGGGTACGGGGCGGCAGTTCGGGCTGCACTTCGGGGTACTGCTCGGTGACGGTCTTCTTCGTCATGGTGCGAAGGGTGACGGCGAGGCCCTTGGCGAGGCCCGACCCGGGGATCCGGGGCCGGGCGGGCGGGGTCTGTGCAGCCATCAGTTGATCGCCACCTTCACGATTCCGGTGAGCGCGATCTGCGCGAGGGCGAGCGGGACGAGGAGGACCCAGGCGAGCTTCTGGAGCTGGTCCTCACGGAGGCGGGGGTAGGTGACGCGCAGCCAGATCACGACGAACGCGAGGACGGCGGTCTTCAGGAGCGTCCACACCCAGCCGAGCCCGTCGGCGCCCCACGGGCCGTGCCAGCCGCCCAGGAACAGGACGGTGGTCAGGCCGCACAGGACGACGATCCCGGCGTACTCGGCGAGCAGGAAGAGGGCGAAGCGCAGGCCCGTGTACTCGGTGTACGCGCCGAAGATGATCTCGGAGTCGGCGACCGGCATGTCGAAGGGCGGGCGCTGGAGTTCGGCGAGCCCGGCGACGAAGAAGACGATCGCGCCGACGATCTGCCAGGGCAGCCACCACCACTCGAAGGCGTCCACGATGCCGGGCAGCGAGACCGTGCCCGCGGCCATGGCCACGGACGCGGCGGCGAGCAGCATCGGCAGCTCGTACGCGAGGAGCTGGGCCGCGGTGCGCAGGCCGCCGAGGAGGGAGAACTTGTTGGCCGACGCCCAGCCCGCCATCAGGGAGCCGAGGACACCGACGCCCATGACGGCCAGCACGAAGAAGACGCCCGCGTCGATGACCTGCCCGACGGCGCCCTCACCGGGGCCGATCGGGATGGCGAGCAGCACGAGCAGATACGGCAGCAGGGCCACGGCCGGGGCGAGCTGGAAGACCCGGCGGTCGGCGTCGGCCGGGACGACGTCTTCCTTCTGGGCGAACTTGACGCCGTCGGCGACGAGTTGGGCCCAGCCGTGGAAGCCGCCCGCGTACATGGGGCCGAGGCGGCCCTGCATGTGGGCCATGACCTTGTGTTCGGTCTGCCCGATGATCAGGGGGAACGTCAGGAAGACGACGAAGACGACGAGGAGTCGCAGCGTGACGTCGAGGGCGTCGTTCACTGCGGGCCTCCTGGGCGGTTGTCAGGGTCTTCGGGCTCGGCAGGGGTGACGGGCTCGGCAGGGGTGACGGGCTCGGCGGGGGCGTCGGGCTCGGTCGGAGCCGCCGCCGCTTCCGCAGCCTTCGTTTTCGGCGCCCTCGCCGTCTCCGGTTCGGTCTCGTCGAAGGCCGGGCGGGCGTGGTGCCAGGGGGCCTCGTCCTTCGCCTTCGGGGGCTCCGCGGCTTCCGTGGCCGGGGTTGCCGAAGCAGCCGGGGTCACCGGAGCCGCAGCCTCCCCCGTGGGAGCCGCCCCCTCCCCCCGCTGCGAAGCCGACCCCTGCGACACGCTGCGTGACCGCCGTGCCGGAGTCGGAGCCGCCTCCGTCTGGCTGGCGGACCCCTCGCCCGCGGTCCGCGTGCGCCGGGCCGGGCGCTCGCCCGCGGCCCGCCCCGCGCCGCCCGCGGCCCGGCCCGCCCCGCGTGCGGGCCGTGCGGGAGCGGCCGGAAGCTGCCCCTTCAGCGGGCCCCACTCGTTGGGATCGGGCACGCCCGGCGGCAGCATCTGGCGCCGCTTGGGCCCACCGTGGTCGGATTCCCCCGGCTCCTTCGCCCCGGGCCAGGCCTTCGCGACCCGGGCCGCCAGCACGAAGTCCTTGCGCAGCGGGTGGCCCTCGAAGCCCTCGGGCAGCAGCAGCGGTACGAGATGGGGGTGGCCCTCGAAGCCGACGCCGAACATCTCGT from Streptomyces flavofungini includes:
- a CDS encoding NuoI/complex I 23 kDa subunit family protein yields the protein MAAQTPPARPRIPGSGLAKGLAVTLRTMTKKTVTEQYPEVQPELPPRTRGVIGLFEENCTVCMLCARECPDWCIYIDSHKETVPAAAPGGRERSRNVLDRFAIDFSLCMYCGICIEVCPFDALFWSPEFEYAETDIHELTHERDKLREWMWTVPAPPALDPAAEEPKEIAAARKAAEKLAAEADKPAVQADKPAAAQNTSEPGPEGDA
- a CDS encoding complex I subunit 1/NuoH family protein — translated: MNDALDVTLRLLVVFVVFLTFPLIIGQTEHKVMAHMQGRLGPMYAGGFHGWAQLVADGVKFAQKEDVVPADADRRVFQLAPAVALLPYLLVLLAIPIGPGEGAVGQVIDAGVFFVLAVMGVGVLGSLMAGWASANKFSLLGGLRTAAQLLAYELPMLLAAASVAMAAGTVSLPGIVDAFEWWWLPWQIVGAIVFFVAGLAELQRPPFDMPVADSEIIFGAYTEYTGLRFALFLLAEYAGIVVLCGLTTVLFLGGWHGPWGADGLGWVWTLLKTAVLAFVVIWLRVTYPRLREDQLQKLAWVLLVPLALAQIALTGIVKVAIN
- a CDS encoding NADH-quinone oxidoreductase subunit C, which gives rise to MTGWLPAPVEELFGAEATAEEAYEVLTVDVPAASWLDALRTARDELGCTYFDWLSAVDEPGTGFRVSAHVVALSPVRRLLVRTTVPHAAPALPTAVDVYAGAAWHERETHEMFGVGFEGHPHLVPLLLPEGFEGHPLRKDFVLAARVAKAWPGAKEPGESDHGGPKRRQMLPPGVPDPNEWGPLKGQLPAAPARPARGAGRAAGGAGRAAGERPARRTRTAGEGSASQTEAAPTPARRSRSVSQGSASQRGEGAAPTGEAAAPVTPAASATPATEAAEPPKAKDEAPWHHARPAFDETEPETARAPKTKAAEAAAAPTEPDAPAEPVTPAEPVTPAEPEDPDNRPGGPQ